In a single window of the Streptomyces sp. CGMCC 4.7035 genome:
- a CDS encoding xanthine dehydrogenase family protein molybdopterin-binding subunit — protein MSNEAATETTAAAAPDAPEPLPHGLGASLPSTDARAKTEGTFPYAADLWAEGLLWAAVLRSPHPHARILSIDTSHAREMPGVRAVVTHEDVPADALLGRGTADRPVFASEVVRHHGEPIAAVAADHPDTARMAAAAVIVEYEVLDPVTDPEQAFEAEPLHPDGNLIRHIPLRHGDPDAAGEVVVEGLYRIGRQDPAPIGAEAGLAVPRPDGGVELYVASTDPHTDRDRAAAVYGLEPERVKVVVTGVPGATADREDQGFQIPLGLLALKTACPVKLTATREESFLGHVHRHPTLLRYRHHADAEGNLVKVEAQILLDAGAYADTSAEALAAAVSFACGPYVVPNAFIEGWAVRTNNPPSGHVRGEGAMQVCAAYEAQMDKLAKKLGLDPAELRLRNVMATGDILPTGQTVTCPAPVAELLQAVRDHPLPALPKDTPEDEWLLPGGPEGAGEPGAVRRGVGYGLGMVHMLGAEGADEVSTATVKVQDGVATVLCAAVETGQGFTTLARQIVQETLGIDEVHVAPVDTDQPPAGAGSRGRHTWVSGGAVERAAKMVRTQLLQPLAHKFGMSTELLQITDGKITSYDGVLSTTVTEAMDGKELWATAQCRPHPTEPLDETGQGDAFVGLAFCAIRAVVDVDIEIGSVRVVELALAQDVGRVLNPAQLAARVEAGVTQGVGIALTENLRTARGLVRHPDLTGYSLPTALDAPDIKIVKLVEERDVVAPFGAKAVSAVPVVTSPAAIASAVRAATGRPVNRLPIRPQAAVVTTQ, from the coding sequence GTGAGCAACGAAGCCGCCACCGAGACCACAGCGGCGGCCGCACCCGACGCCCCCGAGCCGCTGCCGCACGGCCTGGGCGCCTCCCTGCCGTCCACCGACGCCCGCGCCAAGACCGAGGGAACCTTCCCGTACGCGGCCGACCTGTGGGCCGAGGGCCTGCTGTGGGCCGCCGTGCTGCGCTCGCCGCACCCGCACGCGCGCATCCTGTCGATCGACACCAGCCACGCGCGCGAGATGCCCGGCGTGCGGGCCGTCGTCACCCACGAGGACGTGCCCGCCGACGCCCTCCTCGGCCGCGGCACGGCCGACCGCCCGGTGTTCGCCTCCGAGGTCGTGCGCCACCACGGGGAGCCCATCGCGGCCGTCGCCGCCGACCACCCCGACACCGCGCGCATGGCCGCCGCCGCCGTCATCGTCGAGTACGAAGTACTCGACCCCGTGACCGACCCGGAACAGGCCTTCGAGGCCGAACCGCTGCACCCCGACGGCAACCTGATCCGCCACATCCCGCTGCGCCACGGCGACCCGGACGCGGCCGGCGAGGTAGTCGTCGAGGGCCTGTACCGCATCGGCCGCCAGGACCCCGCCCCGATCGGCGCGGAGGCAGGGCTCGCCGTGCCCCGGCCCGACGGCGGGGTCGAGCTGTACGTCGCCTCCACCGACCCGCACACCGACCGCGACCGGGCCGCCGCCGTCTACGGCCTCGAACCCGAGCGCGTGAAGGTCGTCGTCACCGGGGTGCCCGGCGCCACCGCCGACCGCGAGGACCAGGGCTTCCAGATCCCGCTCGGGCTGCTCGCCCTGAAGACCGCGTGCCCGGTCAAACTGACCGCGACGCGCGAAGAGTCCTTCCTGGGGCATGTGCACCGCCACCCCACCCTCCTGCGCTACCGCCACCACGCGGACGCCGAGGGCAACCTGGTGAAGGTCGAGGCGCAGATCCTGCTGGACGCGGGCGCGTACGCGGACACTTCCGCGGAGGCCCTGGCCGCTGCCGTCTCCTTCGCCTGCGGCCCCTACGTCGTCCCGAACGCCTTCATCGAGGGCTGGGCCGTGCGCACCAACAACCCGCCGTCGGGCCATGTGCGAGGCGAGGGCGCGATGCAGGTGTGCGCGGCGTACGAGGCCCAGATGGACAAGCTCGCCAAGAAACTCGGCCTCGACCCGGCGGAGCTGCGGCTGCGCAATGTGATGGCGACGGGCGACATCCTGCCCACGGGCCAGACGGTGACCTGCCCCGCGCCGGTCGCCGAACTGCTCCAGGCCGTACGGGACCATCCGCTGCCCGCGCTCCCCAAGGACACCCCCGAGGACGAGTGGCTGCTGCCCGGCGGCCCCGAGGGCGCCGGCGAACCGGGTGCCGTGCGCCGCGGTGTCGGCTACGGCCTCGGCATGGTCCACATGCTGGGCGCGGAGGGCGCGGACGAGGTCTCCACGGCCACCGTGAAGGTCCAGGACGGCGTGGCGACGGTCCTGTGCGCGGCCGTCGAGACCGGCCAGGGCTTCACCACGCTGGCCCGGCAGATCGTCCAGGAGACGCTCGGCATCGACGAGGTGCACGTGGCACCCGTCGACACCGACCAGCCGCCGGCCGGCGCGGGCAGCCGGGGCCGCCACACCTGGGTGTCGGGCGGCGCGGTGGAACGTGCCGCCAAAATGGTCCGCACGCAACTGCTGCAACCCCTCGCGCACAAGTTCGGTATGTCCACCGAGCTGCTCCAGATCACCGACGGCAAGATCACCTCCTACGACGGTGTGCTGTCCACCACGGTCACCGAGGCGATGGACGGCAAGGAACTGTGGGCCACGGCCCAGTGCCGCCCGCACCCGACGGAGCCGCTGGACGAGACGGGCCAGGGCGACGCCTTCGTGGGGCTCGCGTTCTGCGCGATCCGCGCGGTGGTGGACGTGGACATCGAGATCGGCTCGGTACGGGTCGTGGAACTGGCGCTGGCCCAGGACGTCGGCCGGGTGCTGAACCCGGCACAGCTTGCCGCGCGCGTGGAGGCGGGCGTCACCCAGGGCGTGGGTATCGCGCTCACGGAGAACCTGCGCACGGCGCGCGGCCTGGTCCGCCACCCCGACCTGACGGGCTACTCCCTGCCCACGGCCCTGGACGCCCCCGACATCAAGATCGTCAAGCTGGTCGAGGAGCGGGACGTGGTCGCGCCCTTCGGAGCGAAGGCGGTCAGCGCGGTGCCCGTGGTGACGTCCCCGGCGGCGATCGCCTCCGCGGTGCGCGCGGCGACGGGCCGTCCGGTCAACCGCCTGCCGATCCGTCCGCAGGCGGCGGTGGTGACGACACAGTGA
- a CDS encoding AAA family ATPase produces MRGVVLITGVMAAGKSTVAQALAERLPRAAHVRGDVFRRMIVSGREEYEPGAGGEASAQLRLRYRLSAATADAYAHAGFAAVAQDVVLGPDLAEYVGLVRARPLHVVVLAPRPEAVAGREAGRAKTGYGTWTVGDLDGALRDGTPRIGLWLETSELTVEETVDAILAGRERARVG; encoded by the coding sequence ATGCGGGGGGTCGTCCTGATCACCGGCGTGATGGCCGCCGGCAAGTCGACGGTCGCCCAGGCACTGGCGGAGCGCCTGCCGCGGGCGGCGCACGTCCGCGGTGACGTCTTCCGGCGGATGATCGTCTCCGGCCGCGAGGAGTACGAGCCCGGGGCGGGCGGTGAGGCGTCGGCCCAACTCCGGCTGCGGTACCGGCTGTCGGCGGCTACGGCGGACGCTTACGCCCACGCCGGATTCGCGGCGGTCGCGCAGGATGTGGTGCTGGGCCCGGACCTCGCGGAGTACGTCGGTCTCGTCCGCGCCCGCCCCCTGCACGTCGTCGTCCTCGCTCCGCGGCCCGAGGCTGTCGCGGGGCGCGAGGCCGGGCGGGCGAAGACCGGGTACGGGACGTGGACGGTCGGGGACCTGGACGGGGCGCTGCGGGACGGGACCCCGCGGATCGGGCTGTGGCTGGAGACCTCCGAGCTGACGGTTGAGGAAACGGTGGACGCGATCCTGGCCGGGCGGGAGCGGGCGCGGGTGGGATGA